TCTTGAGGGCTCTGATGGATTCACCCTATTTTGACGTGACCACTTCACGGGACCGCTATGAGCTGACTCACGCTTTAACCGTAGGCAAACTGCGTGGGATGGTGGTAATCCCCTCTTATTTCTCCGATTTTAAAAACCGGAAAGGGCAAAGCGCCCCCATCCAAGTCATCGCGGACGGCAGCGAACCCAATACGGCAGCGATGCTGCAAAATTATGTGGATGGCGCCTTTCAAAACTGGATTCGGCAAAAGCCCCTGATCCGGCCGGTACCGAGGTTTTGGTATAACGAACAGCTCGAGAGCCGCAACTTCCTCCTGCCGGGATCGCTAGCCCTTATCATGACACTGATCGGCACCCTCCTGACAGCGCTCGTCGTGACAAGGGAGTGGGAAAGAGGGACTATGGAGGCTATGATCGCGACGCCCATCACCAAGGACGAACTGATCATCGGCAAGATCCTCCCCTACTTTGCCTTGGGATTCATCTCCATGGCCATCTCTGCCTCTGCCTCCATTTTCCTCTTCAACGTTCCTTTCAGGGGTTCATTGCTGGCCCTTTTTTTGGTCACTGCAGCATTCCTCTATTGCGCGCTGAGCCTGGGGTTGATGATCTCCACTATCGCCAGAAGCCAGCTGATCGCCTATCAAATCGCGATGGTAACGAGTGTGCTGCCGGCATACATCCTTTCCGGGTTTTTGTTCGAAATCTCCAGCATGCCGACTTGGATCCAGTTTTTAACCTATATCATCCCTGCAAAATACTTTGTGCAGAGCCTCCAGACGCTTTTTTTAGTTGGCGATGTATGGAAGCTGATCCTGATCAACACTGTCCCCATGCTAATTTTAGGAACACTCTTTTTGTTCATTTCCAAACGAAAAACCGCGAAGAGGCTAGATGCT
This DNA window, taken from Estrella lausannensis, encodes the following:
- a CDS encoding ABC transporter permease, with amino-acid sequence MLAGYRVKALIKKELIQIVRDPSTLLISVVLPLILLFLYGFGVSLDLKHLRIGVVLEDTGPDAQSFLRALMDSPYFDVTTSRDRYELTHALTVGKLRGMVVIPSYFSDFKNRKGQSAPIQVIADGSEPNTAAMLQNYVDGAFQNWIRQKPLIRPVPRFWYNEQLESRNFLLPGSLALIMTLIGTLLTALVVTREWERGTMEAMIATPITKDELIIGKILPYFALGFISMAISASASIFLFNVPFRGSLLALFLVTAAFLYCALSLGLMISTIARSQLIAYQIAMVTSVLPAYILSGFLFEISSMPTWIQFLTYIIPAKYFVQSLQTLFLVGDVWKLILINTVPMLILGTLFLFISKRKTAKRLDA